The DNA sequence GTCGACCGCCACGGGGTGCTGACCGGGCAGCGCGGGGATCTCGTTGGAGATGGTGATCACCGCGTCGAAGCCCCGGTCGCGGGCGACGTCGAGGTAGTTCTCGACCTGCTCGACCTGCAGCTCGTTGGCACCGGTCTTCACCTCGACGAGCGCCGTCCACGACCGCTGACCGCGCACCACTCGGATCAGCCCGTCCGGGATCACCTTGCGGCCTTCGAGTTCGAACGGGACCTCGATGAACGTCTGCACGGGAGCGGCCGGCGCGCCCAACGGCTGCGTGAGCGCCCGCCCGAATTCGCGCACCGCGGACATCACCGCCAGCAATGCGGAAGTCGCCCGTCGTTCTTGTTCATCCGCACCGTTGATACCCGAAGTGGGAATCAGTCGGGCGGCGTGCCGGCTTTCCTCGGACGACACGGCCCACCTCGCTGACTGTTCTGTTCACACGGATCATCGCGTAATTCGGCAACCGGCGGGGGTCCGTTACCCGGGTACGTCGCGTTCACCCGTTCGACGCAGCCGACCACGACCGCGCGAAGGTCAGCTCGGCAGCTCGGTGAGCACGGGGTTGCGGATGCTCTCGTAGATCACCGAGCTGCGGAAGCTGATCACCTCGCGGCGTTCGCTCAGGCGGTCGATGAGGAACGCGTGCAGGTGCTCCAGGTCCGGCACGGCGAGGTGGATGAGGAAGTCGTCGTCGCCCGCCACGACGTACATCGCGGTCACCTCGGGCAGGGCGCCGATGGCGGCCTTGAAGGTGTCGATCACGGCCCGGCTCATCGGGCGCAGGCGGGCGGCGACGAAGGCTTGCACGGGCCGGTTGAGCGCGACCGGGTCCACGTCCGCGTGGTAGCCCTTGATCACCCCGCGCTCGCGCAGCGCGCGCACGCGTTCCAGGCACGTCGACGGGGCGATGCCGAGCCGCCTGGCCAGTTCGCGGTTGGTCAGCCGCGCATCCAGTTGCAGATTCCGGATGATCGCCGAATCAAGTTCGTCCACGTCCCGATCATGCCGCAGCGCGCCGAACGAAGTTCGGTGGCACTGGAAGCAGTCATCCAAGTGGGCAATCCTGGCGTCAATCCACCGAACGAATGGACCCCACGTGCTGCCCACCAAACTCGCCCTGGTCCTGCGTGACGACCTGCCGGCCAACCTCGCCGCGAACGCGGCCGCGGTGCTCGGCCTGAGCCTCGGCGCCCGCCTGCCCGACCTGCTCGGGGAGGACGCGAAGGACGCCGACGGGACCGTCCACCTCGGTTTGAACACCCACCCGGTGCCGGTGTTGACGACGTCGGCCGAGCACCTCAAGGCCCTGCACCGGGCCGAGGGCGTGCTGGCGGTCGGCTTCACCGAGGTGGCCCGCCGGTCCCGCGCGTACCCGGAGTACCTGGAAGCGCTCGCGCTCGCCGAGGGCCCCGAGTTCGTCGCCGTCGCCCTGCACGGGCCGCGGGCCGAGGTCACCCGGCTGACCCGCAAGCTCCCGCTGCTGGCATGAGGCTCACCGCGATGTACGTCGGCGCGGTGCTCGGGCCCGGGGTGGCGGACGGCACGTCGCACGCGCCCTCGGTCGCGGTGATCCCGTGCTGATCGGCGTGGCGCTGTCGGCCGTGCGGACGGCACGGCCTGACCGGTTCGCTGGTGCTGTGCGCCCTGCTCACGGCCGTGACGGCGGCGGGGCCGGCCGCCGCCGTCACGCTCCTCCGCGGCCGCACGGCCGCGTTCGCCCTCGGCCGCACCGCGCCGGTGCTCGCGTTCCCCGGCGCGCCGCCGGCCGTGCCGCTGGTGATCGGAATCGCGGCGCTGGTCAGCGCACGGGTCGGGTCGGCGGCTCCGGCCGGTCGATCATCCTCGTGACGGGGCCCTCCTTGCTCAACCCGGCCTGCGACAGCCACGTGCCGAGCTCGGTGCGGATCGCGGTCAGCGACGGCCGCTTGGCCGGGTCGGCGTCCAGCGCGTCGGTGAGCAGCCGGGTGTGGGCGCTGTGCTGGGGCAGCTTCACGCACGGCTCGCCCTGCGCGGCGGCCATCAGCGACGAGATCGGGTTCTCCCGCGAGCCGCGCGGCGGGTGGCCGGTGAGCGCGTAGCTGACCGTCGCGGCCAACTGCCAGGCGTCGGACGCGGGGCTCGCCGCCTCGCCGCGGGCGGTCTCCGGGGCGAGGAAGTCGGGCGTGCCGACCATCATCCCGGTGGCGGTGAGCGTGCTGTCGCCCTTGGACCGGGCGATGCCGAAGTCGATCAGGTGCGCGGTGCCGTGGGTGTCCACGATGACGTTCGACGGCTTCACGTCCCGGTGCAGCACGCCCTGCTCGTGCGCGGCGGCCAGCGCGTCGGCCATGTTCACCCACAGCCGGGCGGCGAGCGTGTCGGCGAGCAGGCCGCTCTTGCCCACCACGTCCGACAGCGGCTGCCCGTCGATGTACTCCATCACGATCGCCAGGCCGTCCGGGTCCTGCACGATGTCGAACACGCGCACGCAGTTCGGGTGCCGCACGGCGGCCAGAGCGCGCGCTTCACGCAACATGCGCTGCTCGGTGTCGTTGTCGGGCGCGTGCGCGAGCTTGACCGCGACCGTGCGGGCCAACTGCTCGTCCACGGCCAGCCACACGGTGCCGAACCCGCCGCGACCGAGCTGGCGGATCCGCCGGAACCGACCGCCCGCGGGGTTCCACACCTTGCCGGAGTCGGGCGTGGGCGTGGGCGCGCTGTTCGGGCCGCTCCCGGGGCCGAACGGCAGCGGGCCGGGCGTGTCGGCCAACGGCGCGGACTGGTCCACTCGGGTCGGCTTCGGCGGCTCCACCGGCACCGCGGGCACGTCGGCGACCCGCGTCGGCGGGTAGTGCCGCCGCGGCGGGGTCGGCCGGTAGGGCGGCACCGGCTGGTACGGCGGGATCTGCGCCGGCTGGTAGGGCGGCGGCTTCTCCACCTGGTACGGCGGCGGCTTCTGCGGCTGGCTCGGCTGCGGCCGGCCGGGCTGCGGGTGGCCCTGCGAGGCCTGCGCCTGCGCGGAATGGCCCTGCGCGGAATGGCCCTGCGCGGGGCGGCCCGGGGGTTGCTGGGGTTGCGGCGGCGGTGTTCTCGACACCGCGGGTTGCGGGCTCGGGTTCCCGCGATCGCGACCGGGGCGGTTCAGCATGGCGGTAGTCAACCCGAAAACCCGCACGACGAGGGAGCCCAGCACCGCGATCGGGAAGAAACCGAGCAGCAGGTGGCCCACGAGCGCGACCGGCAGCGCGGACGTCGACAGCAGCAGGACCAGGAACGGCGGCCAGAACAGCCGGCGCGGCCAGTTCGGGCCGAGCCGGAACGCCGAGCCCGCCTGCAGCATCACGAACAGCAGGCAGAGCAGCCCGAGCAGCCCGGTGACACCGGCCGCGATCACCTCCTCGATCCCCGCCCGGCCGGAGATCGCGGTGACGAACGAGCGCGTGCCGACCAGGTAGTCGTACTGGCTGAACGCCATGCACGGCGTCGAGTCCAGCGTCTCCGTGCCCGGCAGCGCACGGGTGCGCAGCAGCTTGAAGGTCGCCGAGAACGCCATCCACGGCACGACCAGCGTGCTGACCACGCCGAGCACGGCGAACAACGCGCCGGTGACCGGGCCGTAGGAGTTGCCGACGACGCGGCGGATGGTGATCGACAGCAGGGCGGCGACCGTCGGCAGCACGCCGATCAGGGCGCCGAACGCGGTGACGGTCCAGGCCCAGTCACCCGGGCAGAGCGGCACGCCGGTCCAGCCGTGCAGCCACGCCAGCAGCGACTCGGCCAGCTCCACGACCCGCACCACCCCTTCTCGTCGCCTCTCAGGGTACGGGTGCGGGCCACACCGACAGCGCTGTGCGGGCGACATCGTGCAGATCAGCCCGCGTGGCGCCGCGCTGGCCAGCGACGACACGCCCCGCACGCGCGGTGGGCCGCTCCCGGAGCGGGACGCCGGGGTGGTGGCGGCCCGCGACCGGTGACGCGAGATGGGGCCCGGCTCGCCGCGTGTCCGCGAACCGGGCCCCGGCGCGTGCGCTCGCCGCTAGCTCACACGCTCCCACAAGGCGGGCACCGCCGGCGGATCCCAGCCTGGTTGGGACGTGTGCCCCTGCAAGCACCTGTACCCGACGCCGTCGTACGTCACGAGGGAGCCGGTCGCGTACGCGACGCCTGGCTGCCAGGTGGTCTGGCCCGGGTTGGAGGTGGTCGTGGTCGGCGAGGTGGTGCTGGTGGGACCGCCGCCACCGACGAGCAACCGGAGGCCGTAGACCTGGAGGATCTCGTTGACCGGCTGGAAGTAGATCGTCCCGCCGGACGTGCAGTTCCCGGAGCCACCGGAGGTGACGCCCTGCGCCTGGTCACCGGTCAGCCACGAGCCGCCGGAGTCGCCGGGTTCGGCGCAGGCGTTCGTGCGGGTCAGACCGGTGATCGTGCCTTCGGGGTAGGTCACGGAGGTGTTCTTCTGCTGGATGGTGCCGCAGCGCCAGCCCGTGGTGGAGCCGGAGCGGCACACCGACGCGCCCACCGGCGCCTCGGTCGAACCCGCCACCGGGACCGTGCCGGGGTAGCGGTTGACCAGGGCGCGGCCGGTGTTGCCGGCGGCCGTGCGGACCCAGGCGTAGTCGTTGCCGGGGAAGCTGGAGCCGGCGAACGTGCCGCTGGGCTGGGTCGTGCTCGCGCCCGCGCGGCCGCAGTGCCCGGCGGTGACGAACCCGCCCTCGACCGCGAAGCCGACCGAGCACCGCGAGCCGCTGCCGATGTAGTAGGCGTTGCCGCCGATCACGTCGATCAGCGGGCGCGGCTCCTCGGTCGACGGCTCGACCCGGACGTCGGCGTCCGCCAGGCCACTGGCACGCGCAAACGTTTGCGCGGCCGTGGCGTCACGGGCGAGCAGGACGACGGTGTTCGTGGGCGTGTCGACGTACCAGCCGGGCACGGTCTTCGGCGCGTTGCGGGCGTTGCGGTCGAGCTTGACCTTGAGGGCGTCGAGCTGGGCGAGGGAGCGCTGCACCACCTTCGGCCGCGCGCCCGCCGCCTCGACGGCCTGGATCTGCGACGCGGCCGTGACGCCGACGACGAGCTCGGTGGCGTCCTCGTTCAGCCAGGCGCCGGCGAAGGCCGGGCCGAGGCGGGTCTTGAGCGTGCCCTCCGTGCGGGCCGCGTCGGCCTCCCGGTGGAGGCGGGCGCGGGCTTGGTCGGGGGTCAGGTGGAGGTCGCGCGCCAGGGCGTCGACCATGCCGCCGTCCAGGGCGAGCCGGGGCGGTGGTGGACCGGCGGTGGCCGTGGTGGCCAGCGCGGCTGCCAGACCGGCAGCGCTCAGGACCGCCACGGCGACCGCGGCGACGCTACGTCGAGTCATCCGCTCGTCTCCTTGCAGGGGTGGTGACACGGGATGCGGGGCCGTGAGCGTGACGCTAGCCGGCGGGATCGCCCGCCGGATATGCCAATCCAGTCATAACGCCGGGTTATGGTCTAGTCCACTCCTGATCTTCACAGCAGGCTGAGCTGGGTGCCCTTGCGCCGGCGCCGCGGCTGGGCGTCGCCGAGCCGCTCGTACGACTCCAGCGCCGCCAGGAACGGCGACCGGGGCCGGCCGCTCGTGTGGCTGAGGAACAGGTGGCGCCGCGCCCGCGTCATCCCGACGAACAGCAGCCGCCGTTCCTCGTCCACCGCCTCCGCGTCGTCCGCGCCCGGCCACCGCAGCGGCAGCAGGCCGTCCTCGCACCCGACGATGAACACGACCGGGAACTCCAAGCCCTTCGACGCGTGCAGCGTGAGCAGCGAGATCCGGTCCGCGCGCGGGTCCCACGTGTCGACCTCCACGCCCAGCGCGAGGGCCGAGTGGAAGCGCTCGAAGTCCGTGCCGCACGACGCGGCCAGCGGTTTCAGCAGCTCGTAGGCGGTGTGGTCGTCCCCCGCCACGGCACGCACCCGCTCCGACACCGTCTCCCCGGCGGCGAACCGCAGGTCGTGGGCGATCCGCGCCACCCCGGGGCGGTCCGCCAACCGGTCGTGCGACCGCTTCTGGAACGGCAGCCCGGACCGGGTCAACGCCTCCACCAGCGCCCGCGACTGCCGATCGGTCCGGTAGAGCACGGCGAAGTCGGCGAAGCCCAGGCCCTGCGTCCCGTCGCCCACCACCCGACCGCTGTCGAACGCGTGGAACGACGCGCCGCCCAGCACCTGCTCGACGGTCCGCGCCACGAACGCGGCCTCGGCCGCCTCCGACGACGCGTGGTGCACGCCGATCGGCGCGTCACCGTGGTCCGCCATCGGCCGCAGCTCCCGCCCCGGCACGAGCGACGACGGCGCGATCACCTCCAACGCGCCCGCCACCACCGCCGCCGAAGACCGGTAGTTCCTGGTCAGCTGCACGGTCCGGGCACCGGGGAAGTCCTCCCGGAACCGCAGGAAGAACCCGACGTCCGCGCCCCGGAACCGGTAGATCGCCTGGTCCGGGTCGCCGATCGCGGTCAGGTTGCCGTCCGGCGGCACGAGCAGCCGCAGCAGCCGGTACTGCTGCTCGTCCACGTCCTGGTACTCGTCCACGGACACCCACCGCCACCGGGCGCGGTAGGCGTCGACCAGCGCGGCCGACTCCTCCAACAACGCCAGCGGCAACGTGATCAGGTCGTCGAAGTCCACCAGGTCCTGCGCCCGCAACGCCTTCTTGTACCGCGCGTCCCCGGCCGCGACCAGCGCCCGCGCCTCCTTCTCGTCCGCCACCACGGACGAGGCCACCGCGAGCTGCCGCTCCGGGTCGGCCACCCCGAACGACGCCGACAACCCGAACGCCGCACCGTGCTCGCGCAGGATCAGCACCCCGAGCGAGTGGAACGTCGCGATCGTCAGCTCGCCGACCGCGTCCGGCGCCAACGCGGCCAGCCGTTCGGCCATCTCCTCCGCCGCACGCCGGGTGAACGTGATCGCCAGGCACTGCGCCGCGGGCACACCCCGTGACGTCACGAGGTCCGCGATCCGGTGGGTCAGCGTCCGGGTCTTGCCCGTCCCCGGCCCGGCGATGATCAGCAACGGCCCACCGTCCACTTCCGCCGCCGCCCGCTGCTCCGGGTCCAGACCGTCCAACAAGGACGAACCGGCCACGACCGGAGCGGGAACGGCGGCAGCGGCGACGGGAGCGGGAGCGGGCCGTGGACGTTCCACAGTAGACGGCCGCGGGGCGTCGTAGTCGAACAACGCGAAGGCCGACCGCCGGCGCTCCAGCTCGCCGGGCTCGAACACCCGGATCACGCCGTACTCGCCGTCGTACCCGGAATCGCGCACCACCTCGCCGCGCCGCAGCCGGGTCACCGCCTCGGCCAGCAACGGCGAGTGCGCGGCGATGTCGTCCACCGGCACGTCCCGGAGGATCACCAGCTCCGGCCCGAGCGCGGCGGTCAGCTTGTCGATCTCCGCCAGCACCTTCTTGCTCTTGGGCCCGGTGCCGACGATCTCGCTCACCACCTCGGGCAGCGGCACGAGGCTGGTGAACCCGGCCGCGCCCGGCGGCCGCGCGCCGTGCGGCCGGTCGGCCAGCTCCTCGACCCGGCTGAGCACCCCGACCGTCAACGGCTTGCCGCACTCCGGGCAGGTCCCGTTGTGCGCCGACGTCTCCCGCGGTTCCATCCGCACACCGCACTTGCGGTGCCCGTCGACGTGGTACTTGCCCTCCTCGGGGAAGAACTCCAGCGACCCGGCGAACCCCTCCCCCGTCTCCAACGCCTTGCGCACCGAGTAGTAGTCCAGCTCCGTGTCGAACACGGTCGCCTCACGCCCCAACACCGGCGGCGAGTGCGCGTCGGAGTTGCTGACCAGCCGGTACTTGTCCAGCCCGGACACCCGCCAGTTCATCTCCGGGTCCGACGACAGCCCGGTCTCCACCGCGAACACGTGGGAGGCGAGGTCGACGTAGCAGTCCTCGATCGCGTCGAACCCGGACTTCGACCCGAGCACCGCGAACCACGGCGTCCACACGTGCGCGGGCACGAGGTACCCGCCGCACTCCAGCGTGATCTCCAGCAGGTCGCGCGAGTCCAACCCGAGGATCGGCCGCCCGTCCGACCCGAGGTTGCCGATCTTCGCGAGCCGCGCGTTGAACCGCGCCGCCGACGACAGGTCGGGCATGTAGATCAAGTGGTGCACCTTGCGGGTGCGGTCGCCGCGCTTGTAGATGGTGGAGATCTCCACCGACAACATGAACCGCACCGGCGCCCCCGCCAACGACGGCGGCAGCCTGCGGTCGATGTCGCGGTCGAGGTCGTCCCGCAGCCGGAACACCCCGGGCGCGGCCTCGACCAGGTTCTCACCGAGGTGGTCGTACCAGGCGGGGTGGGTGAAGTCGCCGGTGCCGACCAGCGAGATTCCCTTGCGCCGAGCCCACCAGGTCAGGTGTTCGAGGTCGCAGTCGCGACTGCAGGCCCGGGAGTACTTGGAGTGGATGTGGAGATCGGCCACAAAGCGCACCGGTCAGATCGTAGTGAGTGATCGACAACGGCCCTCCGTCGGACGTGCCTCCGGCGACTTACCCGGTCAGAGACCTGTAAGGCAATGAAATCAGACGGTTGCTCACATCACCCTCTTGGGCCTTCCTGAGATCCACCTCGGCCATGCATGCTGCACCGGCACATCTGCGGTTCGCACGTCGTCGGGGGACGAGCGCCGAATCCGAGGGGGCTCGTCGTGTTCACCCGCCGCACCGCGGCGCGGGGCTTCGGCCTGCGCAAAAGACCCACCGTCCTCGTCCTCGTCGCGGCACTGGGCGCGGCCGTCCTGGTCACGGCCGACCGGCCCGCCACACCGGAGGCCCCGCCGCCCGCGCTGACCGAGGCGCCGACCTCGGCCCTGGCCATGAACGCCGCCCAGCGCCAGGGCACGCCGGTCGAGGCGCTCGACCAGCGCACCGAGAAGCGGACCGTGTTCGCCCAGCCGGACGGCACGTTCACCGCCGACCTGCACGTCACCCCGCAGCGGGTGCGCAAGGGCGACGGCTGGGTCGCGCCCGACCCGGCGCTGGAGCGCTCGGACGCCGGCATCACGCCCAAGGGGACCGTGCCCGAGCTGGCCCTGTCCCGTGGCGGGACAGGCGCGCCGCTGGTCCGGATGGCGCGCGACGGCCACGAGTACACCCTCACCTGGCCGGGCGCGCTGCCCGAGCCCCACCTCGACGGCGCCACGGCCACCTACGCCGACGTGCTGCCCGACGTCGACCTCAAGATCACCACCACGGTCACCGGCTACGCCCAGCACATCGTGGTGAGGACTCCGGAAGCCGCGGCGAACCCCGCGCTCCAGCGCATCCGGTTCGACCTGCGCACGAAGAACCTCCTGCTCAAGGCGCACGACGACGGCAGGCTCACGGCCACGAGCCCGTCCGGCGAGACGATCTTCGAAGCCGCGAGCTCGTGGATGTGGGACTCGGCGAAGCGCGAGACCGACAGCCCGCTGGAGGGTCGTTCGCCCGTCGGCGTCGAGATCACCGAGGACTCGCTGGCGCTGGTGCCGGACGCGGCCGCGCTGGCCGATCCGCACGCGGTGTTCCCGCTGGTCATCGACCCGTCCTGGCACACGCCGGACAAGCAGAGCTGGACGTCGGTCTACGACGACGGCACGGACGCCATGCGCCGCGGCACGCACTGGAACGGTGCGAACTCGCAGGCCGAGACCGCCTGGTGGCTCAGCGGCATCACCACCGCCCGGTCCGGCAAGGCCTACAGCCAGAAGCTCGTGGTGCGCAGCTACTTCCAGTTCGACACGGGCTTCCTGGCCGGTCGGCAGGTGCTGAGCTCCAAGTTCATCACCTCGGTCGTCTACGGCCCGACCGCGTGCGGCACGTCGGAGACCCAGGCGCTGTACGACGCGGGAACGATCTACTCCGACACCAACTGGTACAACCAGCCCGCGGGCGGGCACCTGCAGAACGTGTCCGTGCCGTCGGTCTACAGCGGTTGCACCGGCTTCCAGGAGGTCGGGTTCGACAAGGCGGCGGGTGGCACCAACGCGGGTGGCGTGTCGACGTTCTTCCTCACCGCGGCGAGCGAGACCACGGACAACGCCTGGCGGAAGTACCACCCCGACCACACCAAGCTCTCGGTCAACTACAACCACCAGCCGGGCAACGCCTACGAGGTGCGGACGGACCGCGACATGACGCCGTGCCACTGGTGCGCGGGCGTCACGTACCTGTCCGGCCCCGAGGTCACGTTGCACGCGCGGCTCAGCGACCCCGACGACAGCACGCTGTTCCCCATGTGGGAGGTGACGCGCAACGGTGTGACGGTCCCGTACAACGGCGCGTCCAACAACTCCGGCGCGCCGTTCACCTCGACGCTCGACCTGACCGGCAAGCACGACCAGACCGTGTCGTGGCGGGTCAAGGCCAACGACGGCAACTGGGAATCGCCCGACTGGGTCAACGGCCCGTCGTTCAAGGTGGACGTCGTCCCGCCGAAGAACCCGCCGCTCGTGGTCAGCCCGCTCTACCCGGAGGACAACCGCTGGCACGGCGGCGCGAGCGTGCCCGGCGCGTTCACCTTCACCGCGAAGGACGACGACGTCGACCACTTCGCGTACGGCTGGGACGGCGCCATGACGGAGACCGCCCACCCCGACAAGCTGGGCTTGGACGGCCAGGCCGTGGTCCCGCTGACCCCGCCCGGTGACGGCCCGCAGGACCTGCACGTGCGCAGCGTCGACCGCGCGGGCAACCCCGGCCCGACCAGGATCTACCACTTCTACGTGCGCGGCGGCACCGGCCCGCTCGCGCAGTACGCGTTCGACGGCGACACCAAGGACTCGGCCTTCCTCGGCTGGCGTGACGCCACCGCGCACGGCGGGCCCTCGTACGTGCCGGGCGCGCTCGGTTCGGCGCTGCGCTTCGACGGCACCGGGAAGAGCGTCAGCGCCCCCAACGCGGTGCGCACGGACGCGAGCTTCTCCGTCTCGGCGTGGGTGCGGCTGGAGGACGACGCCCACAGCGCCGTCGTCCTGAGCCAGGAGAGCACGCGCGGCTACCCGGACCTGGTGCTGTGGTACCAGGTCGAGAGCCGGAAGTGGGCGTTCGGCATGCCGCGGGCCGACCTCGCCGGCACCGACGTCGTGGTGTCCGCCGCATCTCCCGTCGTCGGCTCCTGGACGAAGCTGACGGGCGTCTTCGACGCCTCGACGCGGCAGCTCAAGCTCTACGTCGACGGTGAGCCCGCCGAGACGACGAGCCGCACCGGCCTGGACTGGCACGGCGGCGGCAACCTGCGCGTCGGGTACTCCCTCTGGGGTGGCAACGACGTCCAGAGCCCGTTCCGCGGTTCCGTGGACGAGGTCGCGCTCTACGACCGCGTGGTGAGCGACGCCGAGGTCAAGGCCGGTATCCGCGCGGACAACGTGCAGCTCGGCCACTGGCGGTTCGACCAGCGGGCGCCCTCGGTGAACGAGGTGTCCGGCGGTCCGGCGGTCGTGCTGTCGCCCGGCGTGTCCGCCACGACCACCGACATCGCGCTGAAGACCGGTGACAAGCCCGCCGCGCTCCACTTCCCGGGGGCCGGCGAAGCCAGGAGCGACGGCCCGGTGCTGCGCACCGACCGCGACTTCACCGTGGCCGGCTGGGTCAAGGTCCCCTCCGCCGCGCCCGCCGACACGACTTACACCGTGGTGTCCCAGGACGGCACGGCGTCCAGCGGGTTCGAGGTGTTCCTGCGGAACGGCCAGTGGCACTTCGGCGTCCGCGCGGCGGACGGTGCGGCGGGGTGGAACGCGCTCGCCACCACCACCGGCGGCGCGGGCACCGACTGGACGCACCTGACCGCCACGTTCGACGCCTCGACGCGCACGGCGCGGTTGTTCGTCGACGGGACCGGTGACGGCGAGGCCGTCGGCCTCGACACGCTGTGGGACGCCACCGGCGACCTGGTGTTCGGCCGGTCGCACGGCGGGAACCACCTCAACGGCTTCGTGGACGACTGGCGCGCCTACAGCCGGGTGCTCGCGCCGGAGGAGATCCAGGGCATCGTCGCCCAGGACGGCGTCACGGCGGGCACGTGGAAGCTCGACACCAACGCCGTCGAAGCCTCCCTGCCCGCCCGCGACGGCAAGCTCAAC is a window from the Saccharothrix saharensis genome containing:
- a CDS encoding LamG domain-containing protein; protein product: MFTRRTAARGFGLRKRPTVLVLVAALGAAVLVTADRPATPEAPPPALTEAPTSALAMNAAQRQGTPVEALDQRTEKRTVFAQPDGTFTADLHVTPQRVRKGDGWVAPDPALERSDAGITPKGTVPELALSRGGTGAPLVRMARDGHEYTLTWPGALPEPHLDGATATYADVLPDVDLKITTTVTGYAQHIVVRTPEAAANPALQRIRFDLRTKNLLLKAHDDGRLTATSPSGETIFEAASSWMWDSAKRETDSPLEGRSPVGVEITEDSLALVPDAAALADPHAVFPLVIDPSWHTPDKQSWTSVYDDGTDAMRRGTHWNGANSQAETAWWLSGITTARSGKAYSQKLVVRSYFQFDTGFLAGRQVLSSKFITSVVYGPTACGTSETQALYDAGTIYSDTNWYNQPAGGHLQNVSVPSVYSGCTGFQEVGFDKAAGGTNAGGVSTFFLTAASETTDNAWRKYHPDHTKLSVNYNHQPGNAYEVRTDRDMTPCHWCAGVTYLSGPEVTLHARLSDPDDSTLFPMWEVTRNGVTVPYNGASNNSGAPFTSTLDLTGKHDQTVSWRVKANDGNWESPDWVNGPSFKVDVVPPKNPPLVVSPLYPEDNRWHGGASVPGAFTFTAKDDDVDHFAYGWDGAMTETAHPDKLGLDGQAVVPLTPPGDGPQDLHVRSVDRAGNPGPTRIYHFYVRGGTGPLAQYAFDGDTKDSAFLGWRDATAHGGPSYVPGALGSALRFDGTGKSVSAPNAVRTDASFSVSAWVRLEDDAHSAVVLSQESTRGYPDLVLWYQVESRKWAFGMPRADLAGTDVVVSAASPVVGSWTKLTGVFDASTRQLKLYVDGEPAETTSRTGLDWHGGGNLRVGYSLWGGNDVQSPFRGSVDEVALYDRVVSDAEVKAGIRADNVQLGHWRFDQRAPSVNEVSGGPAVVLSPGVSATTTDIALKTGDKPAALHFPGAGEARSDGPVLRTDRDFTVAGWVKVPSAAPADTTYTVVSQDGTASSGFEVFLRNGQWHFGVRAADGAAGWNALATTTGGAGTDWTHLTATFDASTRTARLFVDGTGDGEAVGLDTLWDATGDLVFGRSHGGNHLNGFVDDWRAYSRVLAPEEIQGIVAQDGVTAGTWKLDTNAVEASLPARDGKLNGDVTWTPGQSSLPNPADQAARLSGAGHVSAPQTIDTRRSFSVTAWAKVDRVGSAMSVVSLEGRAVGAFDLRTTDDGRWAFTMARLDHGSTTRDHAYGGPVQVGVWTHLAAGYDRSTGRMSLYVNGVAAGSAPHLGAWSPDPATGSLRIGRTLQGTTAVQHFSGAIDDVSVYSRPLFVDEVRRLAGRDLALVHEWRLDEPSGTSAADSVGVRSATLTGGATHAPGRLGSALAFDGAGAATTQGVDLRTDESFTVSAWVYLPTGRTCEFTEDVQSCEWVALSVDGQHTSKFRLGHLINDDGHRDGKWFFEMPEGDAVDAVVTKAAVTTAASEVDTWVHLTGVYDAKHKKIWIYVNGTRIGDGTLNTPWHTTGALVLGRGKVGGTPAQHWVGSVDEVRLYTGPLTDDRVSTLHGSYPEENATPTMPTPTGHWKFNENTGTTAADGVGGRTATLKNGAGWIAGRTGHAAWLDGVDDHAETAGPVLLTEPGKSFTVAAWAYLHGSGSTGYRTVVAEDGDQVSSFRLGYDAATDRWTGVVPKADSDGAETSVVRSSTPAAKSNWTHLALSYDAGSGHLKLHVNGVPSGTVVGATAIRSTGPLTVGRMKAGGGPAGFFPRGVDDLRVYDRALSDGELKLVSADVTAVASGMWRFDDDTVRDHSQRNNPTAAKGPVSFTDGVNGRALKLDGTSYATTTEWGASMRDSFTVSAWARLEARDAVATVVGQDGSVVSGFVLQYRPEADRWVFGGPTQDTEQAPLVWAASAQPPKTNSWTHLTGVYDRPNGRLRLYVDGKLAGIRDGVALPETLAPLTIGAGKVAGKPGNFFRGSIDEVRTELGVQTEAVIAGRGGYAAPAAGQLGVLVNGSGDHATGSTTGPLREGYHLLSTLGTLVDPAHANTRPLYSCLFHDDVFTSLLADCEGQTVLGVIGAVYRVAPSNVPTIPIYRCAGAGDHFESRRSDCAGARVEGLLGHTVAYAALTRNFNRDTGDHAVTVEGTPAGYRSEGPLGFLSLVAKSGTHQLMSCHDGYDQFVSTSATCDGKTVSGGLGWAWTQPPADVATRPLYRCRTSAGQAFASLEPTCEGLTADGLLGHVQMAVPTTQPVFPA